One Deltaproteobacteria bacterium genomic window, CGCCCTGGCTCACGCTCCAACTCTTCGAGCCAGATGCCATCCTTGTTGATCTTGCCTTTGACATTGCGATCCGCCGAGCACGACACGCCCATGCCCACCGGACAAGAAGCGCCATGGCGCGGCAAGCGAATCACGCGCAAGTCTAGCGCGAAATACTTGCCGCCGAACTGCGCGCCGTAGCCGGATTTGTACGCCTGATCGAGCATGCGCTTTTCAGTCTCGGTATCGCGAAAGGCGCGGCCATGAACGTTGCCGCTAGTCGGCAGTTGATCGAGATAACCGGTGGACGCGAGCTTCACCGTCTTCAAGCAAGCCTCCGCCGAGGTGCCGCCGATGACAAAGACCAAATGATAAGGCGGACAGCCGGCGGTGCCCAGAGTCATCATTTTTTCGGTGAGAAATTTCTCTAGGCTCGCCGGATTGAGCAGCGCTTTGGTCTCTTGATAAAGCATCGACTTGTTCGCCGAGCCGCCGCCCTTGGTGACGAATAGAAAGTTATATTCCATGCCGTCGCTGGCCAGCAGATCGATCTGCGCCGGCAAGTTGGTGCCGGTGTCGACTTCCTCATACATGTTGAGCGGCGCGGTCTGCGAATAACGCAGGTTTTCTTCGGTGTAAGTTTTATAAATTCCTTTGGCGATAAACTCTTCGTCCTTGACGCCGGTCCAAACCTGCTGTCCCTTCTTGCCGAACACCGTCGCCGTGCCGGTGTCTTGACAGAAGGGCAATATCCCTTTTGACGATGTGTCGGCGTTGCGCAGCATCGCCAATGCGACATAGCGATCGTTCTGCGACGCGTCAGGATCTTTCAAGATCGCCGCGACCTTTTCCAAGTGCGCCTGACGCAGCAAGAACGAAACATCGCGGATCGCGATGTTGGCCAGATAGGTCAGACCTTCGGGAGCGATTTTGAGAATGTCTTTGCCTTCGAACTGGGATACAGAGACAAATTCCTTCGTCAGCAAGCGATATTTCGTGTCGTCCTTCGCCAACGGCAGCGGATCTTGATAGAAAAATTCAGGGGTCGCCATAAGCTTTTCAACCTCGCAAGTTTTTTGTAATCCTAATGGAAAAACAATCCATTGTCGACGCACCGAAGCCGGCCGTCGTTGTTGACACAGCCGGCCCATGTCATCTAACTTGCCCGACATGAAATTGCTGATGGTCGCTCTTGTTGCCGCTCTCTATGCGATTGCGCCCAATAACCTACAGGCCCAGACGCTTGACCAGCTTGTCGCCGGCGCGAAAAGCGAAGGCAAACTGGTGATCTACGCTTCCGCCGCGGCGCAGCAGCTGCAAATGTATCTCGCTGCCTTCAACAAACGCTATCCGTTTATCAAGACCGAGTACTTTCGCACCGACAAACAAAAACTGATGACCCGCGTGCTGCTCGAAGAACAAGCCAAGCAACGCCTCGCCGACGTCGTCCACACCAGCGTCATAGAAACCCATATACTCAAAAAGCGCGGCGCGCTGAGCCGCTACGTGCCGATGGAGTCGGCAACCTATCCCAGTCAATACAAAGATCCCGACGGCTACTGGACCTCGGTGTACGCCAGCGGCACCTTGCTAGGATTCAACACACGGCAAGTCAAACGTGCGGATGCGCCAAAGAGCTACGAAGACTTGTTAAACCCAAGGTGGAAAAACGCCATGGCCATCGACAACACCAAGATCGAATGGTTCTCCATGCTGCTCAAGCTCAAGGGCCGCGGCTTCATGGAAAAACTCGCGGCGCAGAACGCTCAGGTTATGGCGGGCAACACCAATTTGCTCAACCTGCTCGCCGCCGGCGAGTTCGCGGTCATGGCGGGCGTGTACGAATATTCGGTTGATAACCTCAAAAGCAAAGGCGCGCCGGTGGACTGGATCGGCCTCGAACCGGTGATCACCTACACGGTCGCCGCATCGTTGCCGTCACAGCCAGCCCATCCCTTCGCCGCCAAGCTATTCATCGAATGGCTGCTCACCAAGGAAGGCCAGGAAGTAATCAACCAATACGGCCGCGTGCCGATCCGCGACGACATCGATTCGAAGTACGGTAAACTGTTGAAGCAGCACAAACTGCTAATGACCGACGTCGATCTCAGCCAGCGGGAAGTTGAAGTGAACGAGATGATCCGCAAATTATTCCGATGAATTTACCGTAAGTCTAAGTTGCCCGCGCGATGAGAAAATTCGCTCTCACCACGAAGATCACGAAGGACACGAAGGTTTTCGTAGGGTGCGCTTCGCGCACCGGTCAGTCTCGGAATATCTCTCGCAAAGACGCAAAGGTGCTAAGATCGGAGAAGAGGAAGCGAATTTGTTTGTGGACTGTTATTCTTTTTTTCCGAACTTGGCGTCTTTGCGCCTTGGCGAGAGAAATTTCCGAACCCGAGGGTCTTCGACTTCCGGAAAATTTGCGCGAGCTGCGCAAATTTTCAACTATAGTAGTACGAAGGACACGAAGGTTTCGGATGATTAAAGTTCCGAACTTCGTGCTCTTCGTGTCCTTCGTGGTGAATACACCCTCCGATTCCAGCAGGGACAATTCGCCATCATGATCGAAACCCTCCACACCTACTGCGCCATGTGCACTTCGCGCTGCGGCGTGATCGCCACGGTCGAGGATGGCAAATTGATCAGCGTCAACGCCGACCCCGATCATCCCAACGGCTGCATCTGCGTCAAAGGCAGCGCCGCGCCACAAATCGTCTACGCGCCAGATCGATTGCAATTTCCCATGGTGCGCACCCGCGCCAAAGGCGACCCCAATCCCGGCTGGGTGCGCATCGCTTGGGAGCAAGCCCTCAATCTTGCCCAGTTACGACTAACTGACATCAAAGACAATCACGGCGCCGAAGCCGTGATTTTTTCCCGCGCGACCACGGCGGGCAGCTCCGCCATCGATTTCGACGGCTGGCTGCAACGCTTGGCGAATGCCTTCGGCAGTCCCAATCTTCTAACATCGAATCACATCTGCACCTGGAACCGCCGTGTAGGATCGAAATACACCTACGGCAGCACCATGCCGCTGCCCGACTTCGACAACACGAAGTGCATGCTCATCTGGGGCATCAACCCTCCGGCGACTTCGCCGGCGCAGGCGATGCGAATCAGTCGCGCGCGCAATCGCGGCGCCAAGCTGATCGTCATCGACCCACGAAAAACTACGTTGGCAGCGAAGGCAGATTGCTGGCTCCGCGTCCGGCCGGGAACAGACGGCGAGCTGGCAATGGCGATGATCCATGTGCTGCTCGAAGAAGACCTTTTCGACGCCGACTTCGCACGTACCTGGACCAACGCAACCTGCTTGGTTCGCAGCGACAACGGGCAGATGCTGCCAGGAATGGGTTCTGCCGCACTCTTTGGCAGCGTCACTGTGAAGCTCGCCGACGGGAAATCGCTGGAGTACCGGCCCGTCCTACAATTACTCAAAGAAGCCGCCGCGCCCTACGCGCCGGAATTATCCGAAACCATCACCACGGTGCCAGCCAAAGAAGTCAGAAAAGCGGTGCGGCTGTTCGCCAAAGAGAAACCGTCAAGCTACTGCACCTGGGTCGGCCTCGAACAAGACCACGACGCCATGCAAACCAACCGCGCCGTCTGCATCTTCTACGCTCTCACCGGCCAATACGATCGGCGTGGCAGCAATGTGCTTTTCGCCGCGACGCCAACGAATTCGATCACGGGGCGTGAACTACTGTCCCAAGCGCAGGCGGTGCTGCGCCTAGGCAGTGAAAAACATCCCCTCGGCCCGCCGGTTGATCCCGGAATCGTTCAGGCCGCGGAAGTCTACGACGCGATCCTCACCGGTAAACCGTATCCCGTAAAAGCCGCGGTCTTATTTGGCACCGATCCGCTGTTAGGCCACGGCGGTCCATTGCGCGGCAAAGCCGCCTTCGAAGCCCTCGACTTTTACGTTCACGTCGACACGACGCTCAATCCCAGCGCCAACTTCGCCGACTTGATCTTGCCGGCAACGACCTGCTGGGAGCGCGCAGCACTGCTGCCTTCGTTCGAAATCGCCGAGGACACGGTCAACTGGTGCCAGCTGCGTCCCGCAGTTGCGACACCGATTGCTGAATCGCGCTCTGAAATGGAAATCATCTTCGACCTAGCCAAACGTCTAGGGCTGACTCAACAATTCTTCGACGGCGACATGGACGCCGCGCTCGCTCATCAACTCGCGCCGGCAAGCATTTCGCTTGAACAACTAAAACAGAATCCCCTTGGTGTGAGAGCCAACGTCTCGACTCGTTATCAAAAGTACGCAGCGTTCGATGCGACGAGCGGCAAGCCGCGCGGTTTCGACACGCCGTCGGGTAAGATCGAAATCTACTCGAAACCGTTCGCAGCAGCTGGATACGCGCCTCTGCCACAATTCGCAGCGCAAGCAGAATCGAACGATCGATATCCCCTAACCCTGACTTTTTTCCGCGACATCCATTTCTGCGACCAACAACACCGCAACATTCCAAACTTGCGACGCGGCGTTCCCGAACCGTTCGTCGAGATGCATTCGCGCGTTGCGCAGGCACAGGGAATTACCAACGGCGAATGGATTTCACTTGAAACCAAGAGCGGCAAGGTCAGACTCAAAGCGAAATTCAACGATGCTCTGCACGCAGATGTCGTGACAACGGTCTACGGCTGGTGGCAAGGCTGCGAAGAATTGAATCTCGCCGGCCACGATCCGTTCAGCCCCAACGGCGCCAACGCCAATCTACTGATTGACAACTCCGACGTCGATCCGATCAGCGCGTCGGTGGCCCATCGCGGCCAGCGTTGTCGCGTGAGCAAGTTAGTGCATTGAACAGGATTATTGGTAACCGCGCGCTCCCACCCTCCCCCTTTGGAAAAGGCGGAACGAGGGGGATTTTCCTATTTGTCTCAAGCCATTTTCTATGGTAGAAAACCCTCACTCAAACACAAACAAAGTAGTAAGGATAAAATTTATGGCAAACGGAAAAAGTCCCATCGCCGTCAAGAAGCTCGGCCACGTAGTCTACTCGGTGAGCAACTTGGAACGGAGCATGAAGTTCTGGACCGAGATCATGGGCTTCAAATTTTCCGACAAGAACGAAGGCGGCATGGTGTTTTTCCGCACCGCCACTGACCACCACACCATCGCCTTGATGGAAGCAACCGACAAAAATGAATTGCCCAAGCGCGGCCAGTTGGGCTTCGACCACATGGCGTTCGAAGTCGGCAGCGTCTCGGAGCTGTTCAAGATCCGTGAATTTCTCAAATCAAAAGGCGTGACGATTTTCTACGAAGGCCGGCGCGGCCCCGGCGGCAATCCCGGCGTCGAGTTCTACGATCCGGACGGCTACAAGATCGAAATCTACGCGACCATGGACCAAGTCGGCACGGACGGCAAAAGCCGGCCCGCCAACGAATGGAACCGCGCGACCACGCTTGAAGAAGCGGTAGCCAAGCCGCTGCCCCACGCCGAATATCATTAAGCGCAATCTGTTTGTCTCAATCTTCTATCACGCCGCCGCGGCGCCAAGTCACGGCGGCGTTTATGTTTCCTGAAAGTCGAACATGGACACCGATAACCTGTTAGAAATAATCCAACACCGCCGCAGCGTGCGCGTCTACAAAGCCGGCAAGGTTTCCGTGCAGCAACTGGAAACAATTTTGGAAGCCGCGCGTTGGGCGCCGTCGGGGGCAAACACTCAACCCTGGGAGTTCGTCGTTACCCGCGACCGCAAGAAAATGAAACAGGTGCGCGAAATTTATTCGCAAGAATGGCGCGACCGCAAGCGTGAAGACCCGGTGCACTACAAAGGTTTGAAAAAAGATTACGTCGGCGACGTCAGCGTGCTCGTGCTCGCCTGCGGCGAAGCGCGCAGCAAGCAAGTCTATCTCACGACCCGCCAACCCGCCGACCGCGAGAAACTATTTCAAGCGAGCATCGCCAACTCGGTGCAACAAATGATGCTCGCCGCCGCCAGTATGAATCTAGGCACGGTGTGGGTGTCGGTACGCGAAGAAGTCGAGCCCGAGTTGAGAGAACTGTTCCAAGTGCCGAGTGAGCTAAGACTGCTCTGGGTCATGCCCATCGGCCACGCCAGCAGTTGGCCGAAAGCCAAACCGCGCCGGCCCATCGCGGCTTTCACGCACTACGAAGTCTACGACCGCAAGAAACTGCGCCAAGACTCAGATATCCACGCCTGGCCGAAGAATTGACGCCATCTCGAATGGCCGATCACGACGCCGACTTGAAACTCAGTTAGGGCAACAATCTAACGTGATATAGATTGCCGCGTGTGTCGCCGCAGGCGCCTTTCGTTTGACCGAGGGGGCGAGTCTCGCCGTAAACACATTCCAACGTAGTATCTGCATTCGACACAGTTGAAATGATCCATGGCCGATCGCTGAGAATTTGCAGTTTGTTCAGAGTGGCGCGATCCAAGATTTTTGGTTTGGGCCAATCGGTCGCGCCCGGCTTTATCGTCGTAAAAGTGCCTCTGAGCTGCTGAGTCGCAATATCGTTAACCAATGCTTTGCCGCTGCCACTGCCATCGTCGATAAACTGGGCCTCAAGGGCGTTACTCGATTTGATTTTTGGTCCATCGTACGGAACCAACGAAGCTAGAATTTTGGCCTTGGGCTTTGGCGCTTGAAGCGGGGCGACTGGGGGCTGTACAGACGATACAAAAGTCGAATAGGTAGAACCGCTGGCATTGATCAACGCGTAAACAATAAAAACGCTGCCGCCGGTAACCAGCCATGATATTTTAAAAGTCGTCAGCCACGCTTCGGATTCAATCAGGATGTATAGAATCGCGCCGAAGCCGATCCAAATCCCGATCGCGACCATCAACCCTTGGGAATCAACAACGACCATGACTACCGTTCCATTCAAGTTTTCGGGTGAATAGACTGACCGTATAGAACGCGGAAGCAATAGCTTCTTACTAGAAAGAAGGCGCCAACGTCAAACACCGACCGATCCTGCGCACTAGACAGCGCGACAGCGAAAGTCGCGTTTCACAGGAACTAAAGCGCACTGACTTAGTTACGAGAGACGGTCGCACAAACCGGTATCGGGGCGCAGCACGCTGCGCTCCGACGATTGTTTTGCCTTCTTAGCGGCCAAATCACCGAAGCCTTACGCTTCGGTGATTTCGTATTTCTCGTGGTGCAGTTCTTGGCTGGCTTTGATGATGATGCGGTGGTTGATTTCCCGTTCGAGGTTTTCCAGGCTGTTGTTTTTTTCGTCGTAGAGAAAGTTGGCGATGTCGGGGTGTAAACGCACGACGATGTTCTTGCCGCTGTCAACGATCGGATAGCGCCGCTTGATCGCGCGCAGCACATCGTAGGCGATGGTCGGCGCGGATTTGATCCGGCCTCGTCCTTCGCAATGGGGACAGGAGCGCAGCAGCTGATTTTCCAAACTCTCACGCGTACGCTGGCGGGTCATTTCCACCAGGCCGAGTTCGGAGATCTTTAAAATATTGGTGCGCGCTTTATCATTCTTGAGCGCATCCCTGAGCGCGTCGTAAACTTTTTTTCGGTTGCCGTCTTTCTCCATGTCGATGAAGTCGATGATGATGATGCCGCCGAGATTGCGCAGGCGCAGCTGACGGACCACTTCCTGCACCGCTTCGAGATTGGTTTTGAAGATGGTCTCTTCCTGGCTGCGCTTGCCGACGAAGCGGCCGGTATTCACATCGACAGCGGTGAGCGCCTCGGTGCGCTCGATGATCAGATAACCGCCGGAGCGCAGCCAGACGCGGCGGTCCAACGCCTTGACGACTTTTTCTTCGATCGCCTGTTGCTCGAACAGCGGCTCCTTGTCGTCGTGGAGAACGATTTTCGATTTCAGCCGCGGCATGAAGTGGCTGACGAACTCGACCACGCGGCGATGATCCTTGGGCGAATCGATCACCACCTTATCGGTGTCGGCTGTGAAAAAATCGCGGATCGTGCGCGCGATCAGGTCGAGATCCTGATGGATCAAAGCGGGCGCGCTGGCGCTTTCGGCTTTTTGCTGGATACCGGCCCAAAGTTTGGTGAGAAACAAAAGATCGCGCTGAATCTCGCGCTTGCTCAAACCCTCGCAGGCGGTGCGCAGAATGAAACCGCCACTCTCGGTTCCCAACGATTGCGCGATTTCTTTCAAGCGCTTGCGCTCTTCATCGCTTTCGATGCGCCGGGAAATGCCGATGTGCCGCGTGCCGGGCATGAAAACCATGTAACGGCCGGGCAACGAAATATGGCAGGTCACCCGCGCGCCCTTGGTGCCGAGGGGATCCTTGGCGACTTGCACCAAGAGTTCCTCGCCGCGTGAAAGCTGTTTTTCCAGCGGCAAGCGACGCGACGACTGGGGCTTGGGCGGCGCTTCTTCGAACTCGACATCCTCGCCGCCGAGATGCACTTCATCCGGTTCCGAGAAATCCGAGGCATGGAGAAAGCCGGCTTTTTCCATGCCGATCTCGATGAAGGCGGCCTGCATGCCGGGCAGCACGCGCGCGACTTTGCCTTTGTAAATATTGCCGGCAA contains:
- a CDS encoding fumarate hydratase encodes the protein MATPEFFYQDPLPLAKDDTKYRLLTKEFVSVSQFEGKDILKIAPEGLTYLANIAIRDVSFLLRQAHLEKVAAILKDPDASQNDRYVALAMLRNADTSSKGILPFCQDTGTATVFGKKGQQVWTGVKDEEFIAKGIYKTYTEENLRYSQTAPLNMYEEVDTGTNLPAQIDLLASDGMEYNFLFVTKGGGSANKSMLYQETKALLNPASLEKFLTEKMMTLGTAGCPPYHLVFVIGGTSAEACLKTVKLASTGYLDQLPTSGNVHGRAFRDTETEKRMLDQAYKSGYGAQFGGKYFALDLRVIRLPRHGASCPVGMGVSCSADRNVKGKINKDGIWLEELEREPGRLIPEEYRGKVASNVIKVDLNRPMKEILAQLTKNPVTTQLALSGTMIVARDIAHAKLKERLDKGEGLPQYLKDHPVYYAGPAKTPEGLPSGSFGPTTAGRMDSYVELFQSQGAALITLAKGNRSQQVTDACKKYGGFYLGSIGGPAAILAKENIKKVEILEYPELGMEAVYKIEVEDFPAFILVDDKGNDFFKQILR
- a CDS encoding extracellular solute-binding protein translates to MSSNLPDMKLLMVALVAALYAIAPNNLQAQTLDQLVAGAKSEGKLVIYASAAAQQLQMYLAAFNKRYPFIKTEYFRTDKQKLMTRVLLEEQAKQRLADVVHTSVIETHILKKRGALSRYVPMESATYPSQYKDPDGYWTSVYASGTLLGFNTRQVKRADAPKSYEDLLNPRWKNAMAIDNTKIEWFSMLLKLKGRGFMEKLAAQNAQVMAGNTNLLNLLAAGEFAVMAGVYEYSVDNLKSKGAPVDWIGLEPVITYTVAASLPSQPAHPFAAKLFIEWLLTKEGQEVINQYGRVPIRDDIDSKYGKLLKQHKLLMTDVDLSQREVEVNEMIRKLFR
- a CDS encoding molybdopterin oxidoreductase → MIETLHTYCAMCTSRCGVIATVEDGKLISVNADPDHPNGCICVKGSAAPQIVYAPDRLQFPMVRTRAKGDPNPGWVRIAWEQALNLAQLRLTDIKDNHGAEAVIFSRATTAGSSAIDFDGWLQRLANAFGSPNLLTSNHICTWNRRVGSKYTYGSTMPLPDFDNTKCMLIWGINPPATSPAQAMRISRARNRGAKLIVIDPRKTTLAAKADCWLRVRPGTDGELAMAMIHVLLEEDLFDADFARTWTNATCLVRSDNGQMLPGMGSAALFGSVTVKLADGKSLEYRPVLQLLKEAAAPYAPELSETITTVPAKEVRKAVRLFAKEKPSSYCTWVGLEQDHDAMQTNRAVCIFYALTGQYDRRGSNVLFAATPTNSITGRELLSQAQAVLRLGSEKHPLGPPVDPGIVQAAEVYDAILTGKPYPVKAAVLFGTDPLLGHGGPLRGKAAFEALDFYVHVDTTLNPSANFADLILPATTCWERAALLPSFEIAEDTVNWCQLRPAVATPIAESRSEMEIIFDLAKRLGLTQQFFDGDMDAALAHQLAPASISLEQLKQNPLGVRANVSTRYQKYAAFDATSGKPRGFDTPSGKIEIYSKPFAAAGYAPLPQFAAQAESNDRYPLTLTFFRDIHFCDQQHRNIPNLRRGVPEPFVEMHSRVAQAQGITNGEWISLETKSGKVRLKAKFNDALHADVVTTVYGWWQGCEELNLAGHDPFSPNGANANLLIDNSDVDPISASVAHRGQRCRVSKLVH
- a CDS encoding glyoxalase, which gives rise to MVENPHSNTNKVVRIKFMANGKSPIAVKKLGHVVYSVSNLERSMKFWTEIMGFKFSDKNEGGMVFFRTATDHHTIALMEATDKNELPKRGQLGFDHMAFEVGSVSELFKIREFLKSKGVTIFYEGRRGPGGNPGVEFYDPDGYKIEIYATMDQVGTDGKSRPANEWNRATTLEEAVAKPLPHAEYH
- a CDS encoding Rne/Rng family ribonuclease; this encodes MKQEIFINSTPQESRIAIVEDGLLAEFLIERKEEMGVAGNIYKGKVARVLPGMQAAFIEIGMEKAGFLHASDFSEPDEVHLGGEDVEFEEAPPKPQSSRRLPLEKQLSRGEELLVQVAKDPLGTKGARVTCHISLPGRYMVFMPGTRHIGISRRIESDEERKRLKEIAQSLGTESGGFILRTACEGLSKREIQRDLLFLTKLWAGIQQKAESASAPALIHQDLDLIARTIRDFFTADTDKVVIDSPKDHRRVVEFVSHFMPRLKSKIVLHDDKEPLFEQQAIEEKVVKALDRRVWLRSGGYLIIERTEALTAVDVNTGRFVGKRSQEETIFKTNLEAVQEVVRQLRLRNLGGIIIIDFIDMEKDGNRKKVYDALRDALKNDKARTNILKISELGLVEMTRQRTRESLENQLLRSCPHCEGRGRIKSAPTIAYDVLRAIKRRYPIVDSGKNIVVRLHPDIANFLYDEKNNSLENLEREINHRIIIKASQELHHEKYEITEA